A window of Micrococcus endophyticus contains these coding sequences:
- a CDS encoding bifunctional metallophosphatase/5'-nucleotidase produces the protein MSSLFRRHAVATAACTVLVLAPASAAPALAVETVAADETTISLLSFNDFHGALSSDFSGTQFADTVEDYRTAFEAQHGEGSVLLTSAGDLIGGSASVSNVQQDAPTIDVMNALGLSALAAGNHEFDRGLDDLQDRVIPRAEFPVLAANFVDPDTLEPILASHAIFDVNGVSVAVIGAVPNELYATTTGAGLQGNTVLDMVEAVNGVAAELEASGAADVIVASYHEGAAGAGDLAAELGKREVFRSMVEDTHPAVDVIFNGHTHQLYQYETAGDGVARPVLQAGASGSNLAAVELTVDAAGEVTAVASRLLDRSTQDPAEAAAESAVTAEVYAIEQEAVAVFEDMQSQVVADLDGSLTTDYQKRLDEGGTWRAGGTRSAETTLGNWVADATKQTALNADPEVDLGVVNPGGLRSEILVDAFTGGGTFSPKPADLIGKLTLGELLDVAPFGNSISYFDIPGSSIELALEQNWRDDVRTFTLGWSENLTWTYDESRPQGEKVTGVWIDGEPLEQDAMYTVATQSFLADDTWVALGDPTAAPDGYTAFATGREDFVDLGVLDTQAISDYARLQASAEGAVGPDFAKKGVPVSGAPETVAAGEEIVLTLGDLVIDSDDAPAAAEVAVAFEAADGTVTELGAVTVPAGSEEVTLSGIAAPAEAGAGELRMTVRYADGTETIVRHALEVTASEAPVEPTEPTDPSVPTDPSEPADPTDPTVPADPSEPADPADPSDPTDPAAPVEGDDDGDDRDEEHTVPSTVETGDASAWWLAGFGALLGAALLRGRKALGLTASSAPAGR, from the coding sequence ATGTCCAGCCTGTTCCGCCGCCACGCCGTCGCCACGGCGGCCTGCACCGTCCTCGTCCTCGCCCCCGCCAGCGCCGCCCCGGCCCTGGCGGTGGAGACCGTCGCCGCGGACGAGACCACCATCTCGCTGCTGTCCTTCAACGACTTCCACGGCGCCCTCTCCTCGGACTTCTCCGGCACCCAGTTCGCCGACACCGTGGAGGACTACCGCACGGCCTTCGAGGCCCAGCACGGCGAGGGCTCGGTGCTGCTGACCAGCGCGGGCGACCTGATCGGCGGCTCCGCCTCGGTCTCCAACGTCCAGCAGGACGCCCCCACGATCGACGTGATGAACGCCCTCGGCCTGTCCGCCCTGGCCGCCGGCAACCACGAGTTCGACCGCGGCCTGGACGACCTGCAGGACCGCGTGATCCCCCGCGCCGAGTTCCCGGTGCTCGCCGCCAACTTCGTGGACCCGGACACCCTCGAGCCCATCCTGGCCTCGCACGCGATCTTCGACGTCAACGGCGTGAGCGTCGCCGTCATCGGCGCCGTCCCCAACGAGCTGTACGCCACCACCACCGGCGCCGGCCTGCAGGGCAACACCGTCCTGGACATGGTCGAGGCCGTCAACGGCGTGGCCGCCGAGCTCGAGGCCTCCGGCGCCGCGGACGTGATCGTCGCCTCCTACCACGAGGGCGCCGCGGGCGCGGGCGACCTCGCCGCCGAGCTCGGCAAGCGCGAGGTGTTCCGCTCCATGGTGGAGGACACCCACCCCGCCGTGGACGTGATCTTCAACGGCCACACCCACCAGCTGTACCAGTACGAGACCGCCGGGGACGGCGTCGCCCGCCCCGTGCTCCAGGCCGGCGCCTCCGGCAGCAACCTGGCCGCCGTCGAGCTGACCGTGGACGCCGCCGGCGAGGTCACCGCCGTCGCCTCCCGCCTGCTGGACCGCTCCACCCAGGATCCGGCCGAGGCCGCCGCCGAGTCCGCGGTGACCGCCGAGGTCTACGCGATCGAGCAGGAGGCCGTGGCCGTCTTCGAGGACATGCAGTCCCAGGTCGTCGCCGACCTGGACGGCTCCCTGACCACCGACTACCAGAAGCGCCTCGACGAGGGCGGCACCTGGCGCGCAGGCGGCACCCGCAGCGCCGAGACCACCCTGGGCAACTGGGTGGCCGACGCCACCAAGCAGACCGCCCTCAACGCCGATCCCGAGGTGGACCTCGGCGTGGTGAACCCGGGCGGCCTGCGCTCGGAGATCCTCGTGGACGCCTTCACCGGCGGCGGCACCTTCTCCCCGAAGCCCGCGGACCTGATCGGCAAGCTCACCCTCGGCGAGCTGCTCGACGTCGCCCCGTTCGGCAACTCGATCTCCTACTTCGACATCCCCGGCTCCTCCATCGAGCTGGCCCTCGAGCAGAACTGGCGCGACGACGTGCGCACCTTCACCCTGGGCTGGTCCGAGAACCTGACCTGGACCTACGACGAGTCCCGCCCGCAGGGCGAGAAGGTCACGGGCGTGTGGATCGACGGCGAGCCGCTCGAGCAGGACGCCATGTACACCGTGGCGACCCAGTCCTTCCTCGCCGACGACACCTGGGTGGCCTTGGGCGACCCGACGGCGGCCCCCGACGGCTACACCGCCTTCGCCACCGGCCGCGAGGACTTCGTGGACCTCGGCGTGCTGGACACCCAGGCCATCTCGGACTACGCCCGCCTCCAGGCGTCCGCCGAGGGCGCCGTGGGCCCCGACTTCGCCAAGAAGGGCGTGCCGGTCAGCGGCGCCCCGGAGACCGTGGCGGCCGGCGAGGAGATCGTCCTGACCCTGGGCGACCTCGTGATCGACTCCGACGACGCCCCGGCGGCCGCCGAGGTGGCCGTGGCCTTCGAGGCCGCGGACGGCACCGTCACCGAGCTGGGCGCCGTCACGGTCCCGGCCGGCTCCGAGGAGGTCACCCTCTCCGGCATCGCGGCCCCGGCCGAGGCCGGTGCGGGCGAGCTGCGCATGACCGTGCGCTACGCGGACGGCACCGAGACGATCGTGCGGCACGCCCTCGAGGTGACCGCCTCCGAGGCGCCGGTCGAGCCCACCGAGCCGACCGACCCGTCCGTCCCGACCGACCCGTCGGAGCCTGCCGATCCGACCGACCCCACGGTCCCGGCCGACCCCTCTGAGCCCGCCGATCCGGCCGACCCCTCTGACCCGACCGACCCCGCCGCGCCCGTCGAGGGCGACGACGACGGCGACGACCGGGACGAGGAGCACACGGTGCCCTCCACGGTCGAGACCGGCGACGCCTCCGCCTGGTGGCTGGCCGGCTTCGGCGCCCTCCTGGGCGCCGCGCTGCTGCGCGGCCGCAAGGCCCTGGGCCTGACCGCCTCGTCCGCCCCGGCCGGCCGCTGA
- a CDS encoding ExeM/NucH family extracellular endonuclease yields MTQRTFRLSRPAVALAALTLLAPAVVAGPAHAAPTGDGLVINEVYTNGGSANAVFTHKFVELYNPTDTPISLDGWSLQYRSATGTAAPNGVVALSGTVPAKGHFLIQGGSNGTTGAALPTPDLIAGGAFNPAGARGTVVLSDQAGALTALPVGSVTTGQAEGVADLLGYGTSNTFENAAAGAPSSNSDPKSLTRTDGVDTDDNAADFTVTAQVTPTSSTGEAPVDPIPDPEPDPEPAPALTIAQIQGDGAATPYAGRQVTTTGVVTAVYSTGGYDGYYIQTAGTGGSAEDATPGASDGLFVYSPDTVGSVALGDHVQVTGEAAEHYGLTQVRVGAAGVTPVAEPAAVAPTAVDFPLSEADREALEGMLLAPAGEWTVTDNYDLNQYGSLGIVPGTEPLPNPTSVAAPGAEAQAVAADNASRLIVLDDGASTNFMRSPGNQNPLPYLDADRPVRVGAGLDFTTGVILDYRFDAWSFQPLGHLTDATAAAVQPVAVEDTRPEEASPEAVGGNVSVGSFNVLNYFTALGQDFPGCRAYTDRFGEPVTTNGCLPRGAYTPEAFARQQEKIAAAIDGLDASVVALEEIENSAKFDLDRDHALAHLVDALNAQAGEQKWAYVASPADRPALAEEDVIRNAFVYQPAEVTPVGESVILRDEVNFDNAREPLAQHFRAADGTEAGVAGTDFVAVTNHFKSKGGSGAAGDNADSGDGQGAYNGDRTRQAQALVAFAEQVADDAGTDRVLLLGDFNAYEKEDPIRVLEEAGYVSQGALTGEYSYTFDGAVGSLDGVYASPAASAVVTGQDIWMINANESVALEYSRHDYVAEDLYAPDQWRSSDHNPLLVGLRLDGAVVEPEPQPGAGHPGKGKGLDKGAGHPGKGKGKGHDKGEGHPGKGKGLDKGEGHPGHGRVPEAARP; encoded by the coding sequence ATGACCCAGCGCACCTTCCGCCTGTCACGCCCGGCCGTCGCCCTGGCCGCGCTCACCCTGCTGGCCCCGGCCGTCGTCGCCGGCCCCGCCCACGCCGCCCCCACGGGCGACGGCCTCGTGATCAACGAGGTCTACACCAACGGCGGCTCCGCGAACGCCGTCTTCACCCACAAGTTCGTGGAGCTGTACAATCCCACGGACACGCCGATCTCCCTGGACGGCTGGTCCCTGCAGTACCGCTCCGCCACGGGCACCGCCGCCCCCAACGGCGTCGTGGCGCTCAGCGGCACCGTCCCGGCGAAGGGCCACTTCCTGATCCAGGGCGGCTCCAACGGCACCACCGGCGCGGCCCTGCCGACGCCGGACCTGATTGCCGGCGGCGCCTTCAACCCCGCGGGCGCCCGCGGCACCGTGGTCCTCTCGGACCAGGCCGGCGCCCTCACCGCGCTGCCGGTCGGCTCGGTGACCACGGGCCAGGCCGAGGGCGTGGCCGACCTGCTCGGCTACGGCACCTCCAACACCTTCGAGAACGCCGCCGCGGGCGCCCCGTCCTCGAACTCGGACCCGAAGTCCCTCACCCGCACGGACGGGGTGGACACGGACGACAACGCGGCCGACTTCACGGTCACCGCGCAGGTCACCCCCACCTCCTCCACCGGCGAGGCCCCCGTGGACCCGATCCCGGATCCCGAGCCGGATCCGGAGCCCGCGCCGGCCCTGACGATCGCCCAGATCCAGGGCGACGGCGCGGCCACCCCCTACGCCGGCCGGCAGGTCACCACCACCGGCGTGGTCACCGCCGTGTACTCCACGGGCGGCTACGACGGCTACTACATCCAGACCGCGGGCACCGGCGGCTCCGCCGAGGACGCCACCCCCGGCGCCTCGGACGGCCTGTTCGTCTACTCCCCGGACACCGTGGGCTCCGTGGCCCTGGGCGACCACGTCCAGGTGACCGGCGAGGCCGCCGAGCACTACGGCCTCACCCAGGTGCGCGTGGGCGCGGCCGGCGTGACGCCGGTGGCCGAGCCGGCCGCCGTCGCCCCGACCGCCGTCGACTTCCCGCTCTCCGAGGCCGACCGCGAGGCCCTGGAGGGCATGCTCCTGGCGCCGGCCGGCGAGTGGACCGTGACGGACAACTACGACCTGAACCAGTACGGCTCGCTGGGCATCGTGCCCGGCACCGAGCCCCTGCCCAACCCGACCTCGGTGGCCGCCCCCGGCGCCGAGGCCCAGGCCGTGGCCGCGGACAACGCGAGCCGCCTGATCGTCCTCGACGACGGCGCCTCGACCAACTTCATGCGCTCTCCGGGCAACCAGAACCCGCTGCCGTACCTGGACGCGGACCGGCCCGTGCGCGTGGGCGCGGGGCTGGACTTCACCACCGGCGTGATCCTGGACTACCGCTTCGACGCCTGGTCCTTCCAGCCGCTGGGCCACCTCACGGACGCCACCGCGGCGGCCGTGCAGCCGGTGGCCGTCGAAGACACCCGCCCCGAGGAGGCCTCGCCCGAGGCCGTGGGCGGCAACGTGAGCGTGGGCAGCTTCAACGTGCTCAACTACTTCACCGCCCTGGGCCAGGACTTCCCCGGCTGCCGCGCCTACACGGACCGCTTCGGCGAGCCCGTGACCACGAACGGCTGCCTGCCGCGCGGCGCGTACACGCCCGAGGCGTTCGCCCGTCAGCAGGAGAAGATCGCCGCGGCGATCGACGGCCTGGACGCCTCCGTGGTGGCGCTCGAGGAGATCGAGAACTCCGCGAAGTTCGACCTGGACCGCGACCACGCGCTGGCCCACCTCGTGGACGCCCTCAACGCGCAGGCCGGCGAGCAGAAGTGGGCCTACGTGGCCTCCCCCGCCGACCGCCCCGCGCTGGCGGAGGAGGACGTGATCCGCAACGCGTTCGTCTACCAGCCGGCGGAGGTCACCCCGGTGGGCGAATCCGTGATCCTGCGGGACGAGGTCAACTTCGACAACGCCCGCGAGCCGCTGGCGCAGCACTTCCGCGCGGCGGACGGCACTGAGGCCGGCGTGGCGGGCACCGACTTCGTGGCCGTCACCAACCACTTCAAGTCCAAGGGCGGCTCCGGCGCCGCGGGCGACAACGCGGACTCCGGCGACGGCCAGGGCGCCTACAACGGCGACCGCACCCGCCAGGCGCAGGCCCTCGTGGCCTTCGCCGAGCAGGTGGCCGACGACGCCGGCACGGACCGCGTCCTGCTGCTGGGCGACTTCAACGCCTACGAGAAGGAGGACCCGATCCGCGTGCTCGAGGAGGCCGGCTACGTCTCCCAGGGCGCCCTGACGGGCGAGTACTCGTACACCTTCGACGGCGCGGTGGGCAGCCTGGACGGCGTCTACGCCTCCCCGGCCGCGAGCGCCGTGGTGACCGGCCAGGACATCTGGATGATCAACGCCAACGAGTCCGTGGCCCTGGAGTACTCCCGTCACGACTACGTGGCCGAGGACCTCTACGCGCCGGACCAGTGGCGCTCCTCGGACCACAACCCCCTCCTGGTGGGCCTGCGGCTCGACGGCGCGGTCGTCGAGCCCGAGCCCCAGCCCGGCGCCGGCCACCCCGGCAAGGGCAAGGGCCTCGACAAGGGCGCCGGCCACCCCGGCAAGGGCAAGGGCAAGGGCCACGACAAGGGCGAGGGCCACCCCGGCAAGGGCAAGGGCCTCGACAAGGGCGAGGGCCACCCCGGCCACGGCCGCGTCCCGGAGGCCGCGCGTCCCTGA
- a CDS encoding FAD/NAD(P)-binding protein gives MPDAQEAVRRLAVVGAGPRGVMLLERLLARLEGSAPGAHPARLRIDVVDPYPPGPGRVWRTDQSELYLMNTPAFFPTACAADNPGLRPSTAAQTFDQWRRVHPEASLGVQRHQYPARAVYGRYLRHLYQDVVAGLRARPEVADVVEHRAEVTALHPTTAGGARLELRDADGAASELAADAVVLCLGHQPAELSPGQARMAAAARGRDDLHYQGPQIPSDVDWDTVEPGARVLVRGMGLNAFDLLAQLTQGRGGVYRRTGDGPGRALAYEPSGREPRVHLMSRRGVPYLPKAEVDAFVPRGVTLSYLSDAAVDALSARHGALDLAEHLWPLLHRDVVRHYYATLVRAQPEILGGPVEARRFLDELVGQLEEAGRGAPVTSAHAEELLQRYAPGRRFLDILAYTAPFEDAVFASHEDYQRAVADLMEQACVEAALGEESPFMMAVGALHAGRLRIKAWVAEGRIAEDSRIRDVQGWFEPLVEGLASGPPLWRVEQMLAVHRAGLLTWAGPAPVVDAEERAFSVRSPQVGAADSLGPAVVEGEWLVEAMMPPNRVQAASSPLIRGMLDDGVAAAGTWEDEEGVRVPATGFDVTGRPHRLRAADGAVHEDVYVLGLQLSGVQWGTAIAAEAGADPAGRALFLADADAVAQAVLAG, from the coding sequence ATGCCCGACGCCCAGGAGGCAGTCCGTCGACTCGCGGTGGTCGGCGCCGGCCCACGCGGCGTGATGCTGCTCGAGCGGCTCCTCGCCCGGCTGGAGGGATCGGCCCCCGGCGCGCACCCCGCCCGGCTGCGCATCGACGTCGTGGACCCCTACCCGCCCGGACCCGGGCGGGTGTGGCGGACGGACCAGTCCGAGCTCTACCTCATGAACACCCCGGCGTTCTTCCCCACGGCCTGCGCCGCGGACAACCCCGGGCTGCGCCCCTCCACGGCGGCGCAGACCTTCGACCAGTGGCGCCGGGTGCACCCCGAGGCCAGCCTGGGCGTGCAGCGCCACCAGTACCCGGCCCGCGCGGTCTACGGTCGCTACCTGCGCCACCTCTACCAGGACGTGGTCGCCGGCCTGCGCGCCCGGCCCGAGGTCGCCGACGTCGTCGAGCACCGCGCGGAGGTCACGGCCCTGCACCCGACGACGGCCGGCGGAGCGCGCCTGGAGCTGCGCGACGCCGACGGTGCGGCCTCCGAGCTCGCCGCGGACGCCGTCGTGCTGTGCCTGGGGCACCAGCCGGCCGAGCTCAGCCCGGGCCAGGCACGGATGGCCGCCGCGGCGCGCGGCCGGGACGACCTCCACTACCAGGGGCCGCAGATCCCCTCGGACGTCGACTGGGACACCGTGGAGCCCGGGGCCCGCGTGCTCGTGCGCGGGATGGGCCTGAACGCCTTCGACCTGCTCGCCCAGCTCACCCAGGGCCGCGGCGGCGTCTACCGGCGCACCGGGGACGGCCCCGGCCGGGCCCTCGCCTACGAACCCTCGGGTCGCGAGCCTCGCGTGCACCTGATGTCCCGGCGCGGCGTGCCCTACCTGCCCAAGGCCGAGGTGGACGCGTTCGTGCCGCGCGGGGTCACGCTGAGCTACCTCTCCGACGCGGCCGTGGACGCCCTGTCCGCCCGGCACGGCGCCCTCGACCTCGCCGAGCACCTCTGGCCGCTGCTGCACCGGGACGTGGTCCGCCACTACTACGCCACCCTGGTCCGGGCCCAGCCGGAGATCCTCGGCGGCCCCGTGGAGGCCCGCCGGTTCCTCGACGAGCTCGTGGGCCAGCTCGAGGAGGCCGGCCGCGGCGCCCCGGTGACCTCGGCGCACGCCGAGGAGCTGCTGCAGCGCTACGCCCCCGGCCGCCGCTTCCTCGACATCCTGGCCTACACGGCGCCGTTCGAGGACGCCGTGTTCGCCTCCCACGAGGACTACCAGCGCGCTGTCGCCGACCTCATGGAGCAGGCGTGCGTGGAGGCCGCGCTCGGGGAGGAGTCGCCGTTCATGATGGCCGTCGGCGCCCTCCACGCCGGCCGCCTGCGGATCAAGGCGTGGGTGGCCGAGGGCCGCATCGCCGAGGACTCCCGGATCCGGGACGTGCAGGGCTGGTTCGAGCCGCTCGTCGAGGGGCTGGCCTCCGGGCCGCCGCTGTGGCGCGTGGAGCAGATGCTGGCGGTGCACCGCGCCGGCCTGCTCACGTGGGCGGGCCCCGCGCCCGTCGTGGACGCCGAGGAGCGCGCCTTCTCCGTGCGCAGCCCGCAGGTGGGCGCGGCGGACTCGCTGGGCCCCGCGGTCGTAGAGGGGGAGTGGCTGGTGGAGGCGATGATGCCGCCCAACCGGGTGCAGGCCGCCTCCTCGCCGCTCATCCGGGGGATGCTCGACGACGGCGTCGCCGCCGCCGGCACGTGGGAGGACGAGGAGGGCGTGCGGGTGCCCGCCACCGGGTTCGACGTCACGGGCCGGCCCCACCGGCTGCGCGCCGCGGACGGCGCGGTCCACGAGGACGTGTACGTCCTGGGCCTGCAGCTCTCCGGCGTGCAGTGGGGCACCGCGATCGCCGCCGAGGCCGGGGCGGACCCGGCCGGCCGCGCGCTGTTCCTCGCCGACGCCGACGCCGTCGCGCAGGCCGTGCTCGCCGGCTGA
- a CDS encoding PRC and DUF2382 domain-containing protein, with protein sequence MDRNMLDQLQNANVFDTDGDKIGSVGQVYLDDVTNEPTFVTVKTGLFGARETFVPLQQAQTTADGITVPFDKAFVKDAPNVDADGSLTPEEEQRIYEYYSMEYSNVDHDRDVRHDDGLRADAGTAGVAGTAGVAGVADRREDTVVDGDRRDVVDGDRRDDTVVDGDRRDLVDADRRDVVDGDRDSMVVKDEHLQVGTERQATGRVRLRKQAYTTTETVEVPVTREEVVVEREAVDPNSAEARTAGHDGDIEVTTYEETPVVNKTVEAEKVSLGKRQVQDTETVSEELRHEDVKIDGDATDPDLDGRTDRKDRI encoded by the coding sequence ATGGACCGCAACATGCTCGACCAGCTTCAGAACGCCAACGTCTTCGACACCGACGGCGACAAGATCGGCTCCGTCGGCCAGGTGTACCTGGACGACGTCACCAACGAGCCCACGTTCGTGACCGTGAAGACCGGCCTCTTCGGCGCCCGCGAGACCTTCGTGCCGCTGCAGCAGGCTCAGACGACGGCCGACGGCATCACCGTGCCGTTCGACAAGGCCTTCGTGAAGGACGCCCCGAACGTGGACGCCGACGGCTCGCTGACGCCCGAGGAGGAGCAGCGCATCTACGAGTACTACTCCATGGAGTACTCGAACGTGGACCACGACCGGGACGTGCGCCACGATGACGGCCTCCGCGCCGACGCCGGCACCGCGGGTGTGGCCGGCACTGCGGGTGTGGCCGGTGTGGCCGACCGCCGTGAGGACACCGTGGTGGACGGCGACCGCCGCGACGTCGTGGACGGCGACCGCCGTGACGACACCGTGGTGGACGGCGACCGCCGCGACCTGGTCGACGCCGACCGCCGCGACGTCGTCGACGGCGACCGCGACTCCATGGTCGTCAAGGACGAGCACCTGCAGGTGGGCACCGAGCGCCAGGCCACCGGCCGCGTCCGTCTGCGCAAGCAGGCCTACACCACCACCGAGACCGTCGAGGTGCCCGTCACCCGCGAGGAGGTCGTGGTGGAGCGCGAGGCCGTCGACCCGAACTCCGCCGAGGCCCGCACCGCCGGTCACGACGGCGACATCGAGGTGACCACCTACGAGGAGACCCCGGTCGTCAACAAGACCGTGGAGGCCGAGAAGGTGTCGCTGGGCAAGCGCCAGGTGCAGGACACCGAGACCGTGTCCGAGGAGCTGCGCCACGAGGACGTCAAGATCGACGGCGACGCCACCGATCCCGACCTGGACGGCCGCACCGACCGCAAGGATCGCATCTGA
- a CDS encoding tyrosine-type recombinase/integrase: protein MDRLPGGGYRARLTVDGYQHTIGSFATLGDARAALDIARGEKARGTFVPPAVTRARLKAEKEARRAQAAADSRTVRDMAEAWLSWQTERGLKLGSVYTYRRHLEAHFLPTFGDRPVGEVTALDLNAWLDALEESKGHAGAAQIHRVVAALFKWATGDAAELPRTFTPWLLTSPVPPLAARRLRRPNLPQRNRETLTDAELSALADLMPEADRLAVLLSGWCALRIGEVLALRRRHITTDPDGTTWVRVESQVQARGSGVREESPKSDAGRREVPVPPVIAGDLAAHLDAHAAPGPDGLLFPRVGGGNGLNNPNTIRKRFNAALKALNAHRAEAGDDPVENFTWHGLRHTALTRLGQAGATTAELKAYAGHSDGKSVEVYQHAERRRLASLAATMSKEDA from the coding sequence GTGGACCGCCTACCCGGAGGCGGCTACCGCGCCCGCCTCACCGTGGACGGCTACCAACACACAATCGGCTCGTTTGCGACGCTCGGTGACGCGCGCGCGGCCCTTGACATCGCCCGGGGCGAGAAGGCGCGAGGGACATTCGTTCCGCCCGCCGTCACTCGCGCCCGTCTGAAGGCCGAGAAGGAGGCTCGGCGCGCCCAGGCCGCCGCCGACTCCCGCACCGTCCGCGACATGGCCGAGGCGTGGCTGTCCTGGCAGACCGAACGCGGCCTGAAGCTCGGCAGCGTCTACACCTACCGGCGGCACCTAGAAGCGCACTTCCTGCCCACGTTCGGGGACCGCCCCGTGGGCGAGGTCACCGCCCTCGACCTGAACGCATGGCTGGACGCGCTCGAAGAGTCCAAGGGCCACGCTGGGGCCGCTCAGATTCATCGCGTGGTCGCGGCCCTGTTCAAGTGGGCCACCGGGGACGCCGCCGAGCTGCCCCGCACGTTCACGCCGTGGTTGCTGACCTCGCCCGTCCCTCCCCTGGCCGCCCGTCGTCTGCGCCGCCCGAACCTGCCCCAGCGCAACCGGGAGACGCTGACGGACGCCGAGCTGTCCGCCCTGGCGGACCTGATGCCCGAAGCCGACCGCCTGGCCGTGCTGCTGTCCGGGTGGTGCGCCCTGCGGATCGGTGAAGTCCTCGCCCTGCGCCGCCGCCACATCACCACGGACCCGGATGGGACCACATGGGTCCGCGTCGAATCCCAGGTTCAGGCGCGCGGGTCCGGCGTCCGCGAAGAGTCCCCCAAGTCGGACGCCGGACGGCGCGAGGTACCCGTACCCCCGGTGATCGCGGGCGACCTGGCCGCTCATCTGGACGCGCACGCCGCCCCGGGGCCGGACGGGCTGCTGTTCCCTCGCGTGGGCGGCGGGAACGGCCTGAACAACCCCAACACCATCCGCAAGCGGTTCAACGCCGCATTGAAGGCGCTCAACGCCCATCGGGCCGAGGCTGGGGACGACCCTGTGGAGAACTTCACGTGGCACGGCCTCCGACACACCGCCCTAACCCGTCTAGGCCAGGCTGGAGCCACCACAGCGGAGCTGAAGGCGTACGCCGGCCACTCCGATGGGAAGTCCGTAGAGGTGTACCAGCACGCCGAACGCCGCCGCCTGGCGAGCCTGGCCGCCACCATGTCCAAGGAGGACGCATGA